One Methylobacterium sp. SyP6R genomic window carries:
- a CDS encoding transposase, whose product MDWDRKIATCPAGHTTTSWSPNHNVGRTVIRIRFSSADCKPCALKENCTRCPRRLLTPRRREEHAALEAARAREADDAFAEQYRWRAGIEGTLSLGVRTMHLRRARYLGLTKVHLHHVLTAAALNIRRIVDWLAGETIASTRRSPFARLTSQAA is encoded by the coding sequence ATCGACTGGGATCGGAAGATCGCCACCTGTCCGGCCGGTCACACAACGACGAGTTGGAGCCCCAATCACAACGTGGGTCGTACAGTGATCCGCATCCGCTTCTCCAGTGCGGACTGCAAGCCCTGCGCGCTCAAGGAGAACTGTACGCGCTGCCCGCGCCGGTTGCTCACGCCGCGTCGGCGCGAGGAGCATGCCGCGCTGGAGGCCGCGCGGGCGCGAGAAGCCGATGATGCCTTTGCCGAGCAGTACCGCTGGCGGGCGGGCATCGAAGGGACACTGTCGCTGGGCGTACGCACCATGCATCTGCGGCGGGCTCGATACCTCGGGCTGACCAAGGTCCACCTCCATCACGTCCTAACTGCCGCCGCCCTCAACATCAGACGGATCGTCGACTGGCTGGCAGGCGAAACCATCGCGTCGACCCGCCGATCACCCTTCGCTCGCCTCACCAGTCAAGCTGCCTGA